The following nucleotide sequence is from Saccharothrix texasensis.
GGGCAGGATCTCCAACGCGCGCTTGCCGTGGCGGAGGGCCTCACCCAGCTCGCCGCGCCTGAGGGCGATCTCGGCGCGCATCGCGCTCAGCAAGGCGTGCCACGTCGGCATGTGGCGGCCGGCGACCTCGTCGGCCAGTCGCTTGCACCACGACTCGGCGTCGGCCAGCCGCCCGCTCGCCATCAGCGCGGTGAGGGCGTCCAGGGTCTGCACGAGGGTGTGCTCCTCGACCCGGCCGGTCTGGAGCACGCGCTCGGCGGTCGCCAGGCCCTTCGCGCCACGCCTGTCGCCCCCGGTCGGCACGAGTTCGGACAGGGCGAGCCGGCGCGGGCCGGTGGTCTGGGCCTCCAGCGCCTTCGCCTGGTCCGTGTGGCCGAACCACGTCAGGAGCTGGACCACCATGCCCGCGTACCGCTCGGTGAGGTGCCCGGCGCGGGCCGCCGCGGTCAGCTCCCCGATGTGGGCCGTCGCCGCGACCGGGTCGACGCGCCACTGCACCCGGGCGATCATGGCGGTCGTCGTGGCCCGCTGCCGCTCGTCGCCGCCGGACTGCCTGGCCAGCCACAGGCAGGCGCGGGCGTGGTCCATGTCGTCCTCGGCGAGCGCCTGCTCCGCCGCCTCGTGCAGCACGGGGACCAGGTCCGGCTCGACGGCCGCGCCCGCCTGGACGAGCTGGCGGGCGATGCTCGCCGGCCCCGACCCCTCGGTCCGCAGCAGCGTCGCGGCACGGCGGTGCAGTTCGGTGTGCTCGGCCGGCGGGATGCCGTCGAGCACGGCCGCGCGGGTCAGCGGGTGGCGGAACCAGTCGCCGTCGAGGACGCCGCACTCGTTGAGCGCGACGGTCGCGCGCACCGCCGACTCCGGCTCCACGTCCGCCAGCTTGCCCAGCAGCAGGGACAGGCACGGCTCGGCGAGCACCGCCAGGCCGCGGGCGACCGCCCGCATGACCTCGCAGGTGTCCAGGCAGCTCAGCACGGTGTGGGCGAACGCCGGGCCGATCACCAGCTCGTCGCCCGGTCCGGTGCCGCCGTTGTCCTCCGCCAGGGCGCGGACCAGCAGCGGGTTGCCGCCGGTGGTGGCGTGGCAGGCCGCGGCCAGGTCGAGCGCGCGGACCGGTCCGAGGGACTCGGCCAGCAGCGCCGCGACACCGTTGCGGGACAGCGGTTCGAGCCGGATGCGGCGGCACAGCGGCGCGCGCGGCAGGCCGGCGCGCAGCAGCGGGTGGCGCTCACCCGCGAAGAGCCCTTCGTTGAGCACGATCATCACGCCGCCGGACCGCACCCGGCGCACCACGGACGACAGGCACTCCAGCGACTCGGCGTCGGCGTTGTGCGCGTCGTCGACACCGATCAGCACCGGCGCGTCCGAGCCTTCCACGTGGTCCAGCAGCGCCATGCACAGCCCGTGGTGGACGACCGGTGAGACGGTCGAGCTGCGCGCGGCTTCGGCGAGCAGCCACGACACGTGCGTCGCCGCCTCCGGGGGCAGGTGCGCGCTGCGGAAGAGCTGACCGAGCACCCCGAAGGGCACGGCGCGTTCGGCCCGGCACCCCGAAGCGGAGAGGAACACCGCGCCGCCGACCACCGCCTCCTCGGCGAACTGGTCGAGCAGTTCGGTCTTGCCGGTGGCCACCGGCCCGCTGACGACCGCCATTCGCCCCTTGCCGCGTCGGCATTCGGCGAACAGCCCGCGTAAGTCGGATAATTGCGTTTCCCGTTCGAACATCACTGGTCCCCCAGACCACTCCGATGATTCGCGCCGAAGACTGCCTCGACTTACCAAGGCCACCAC
It contains:
- a CDS encoding AAA family ATPase; translation: MARLDVRVSVVAASRVVALVSRGSLRRESSEWSGGPVMFERETQLSDLRGLFAECRRGKGRMAVVSGPVATGKTELLDQFAEEAVVGGAVFLSASGCRAERAVPFGVLGQLFRSAHLPPEAATHVSWLLAEAARSSTVSPVVHHGLCMALLDHVEGSDAPVLIGVDDAHNADAESLECLSSVVRRVRSGGVMIVLNEGLFAGERHPLLRAGLPRAPLCRRIRLEPLSRNGVAALLAESLGPVRALDLAAACHATTGGNPLLVRALAEDNGGTGPGDELVIGPAFAHTVLSCLDTCEVMRAVARGLAVLAEPCLSLLLGKLADVEPESAVRATVALNECGVLDGDWFRHPLTRAAVLDGIPPAEHTELHRRAATLLRTEGSGPASIARQLVQAGAAVEPDLVPVLHEAAEQALAEDDMDHARACLWLARQSGGDERQRATTTAMIARVQWRVDPVAATAHIGELTAAARAGHLTERYAGMVVQLLTWFGHTDQAKALEAQTTGPRRLALSELVPTGGDRRGAKGLATAERVLQTGRVEEHTLVQTLDALTALMASGRLADAESWCKRLADEVAGRHMPTWHALLSAMRAEIALRRGELGEALRHGKRALEILPVEAWGVVIGLPVGTLVRTHLAAGRVEDASDQLRTPVPDAVFQTAIGLHYLRARGLYYQASGRHRAALDDFQSAGELMVKWGVDSPTLVPWRTDAAQTWLRLGDPDRARHLAEEQSELCEPEDARLRAVSIRIVAATTDPNRRVVMLGTAVEALQGTGDRLELAHTLSDLGWAYHELGNFSQSRLALRSAGLIAKQCDAPAPGRTSQPATSPLDRAPADGRSLSDAEARVAMLASWGYSNRQIATKLFITVSTVEQHLTRTYRKLKVNRRSELARGLYSGAAVETI